Proteins co-encoded in one Pelobates fuscus isolate aPelFus1 chromosome 5, aPelFus1.pri, whole genome shotgun sequence genomic window:
- the RNF31 gene encoding E3 ubiquitin-protein ligase RNF31, with protein sequence MLEKEQRDALECDLIDHPDTVTCERLNEMLHVSLKERYRRLDVETLLRGGTQTPPLRSVITALNILEKYGRNLLSPNRPKFWRSVKFNNPVFKAQVDAVEGGRLVLSLYGYSCSLPDGLSFPESVKEPDIPTVAAVTADVIILHHELNLLISNSHPRQVEAAKELLNGGLRQPSLVPDSSVASQIPPSVPVSTGCCLCGVPTVSVWCSSCNDMLCTSCDHRVHTHPNRVHHQRSSCGTSGTQRSPGHVSVPVSASRPLWQCATCHNLNRGVSVLCVGCERPRGCASSPSSPSLGSTLKRDSWVCMACTLQNDSSAVLCAVCERPRLASRPPRDNQEASPISLIDCHESQMISQVGSGKGSIFPDCSIQKHMPCYDIGSHKISEKQATDLPMHIRNETGGSLESISPLKDDKGEDSHVNVQGWQCSHCTFYNIKSGRVCEMCDRTSECAAVSEVKKTEDTQKLSCYQEEIRKKKLSEDGAKLVALIREGERSWVSPEEICSAVRYSGTEVPLRWLQTELPYVVERVIDAASQTAGTEIGILTPDEARIAWISSGGEMEDAVTFCVAERRSKVEELRTLGFTDRDMAVAALFESAGDVGKALCILQRPLLEPFLVRMWEEPQPVINVFSADRQAILRRLLAEHSLHSWGRAELALQLLQEGEGRYDLQDVVEAVKESQDRDFIKRMLTQECAVCAWEFPRNKMRSLTSCECCICPDCFRTHFTVAIKEKHIRDMVCPACEEPEISDEGELLHYFSTLDILLRDTLEVDAYNLFHKKLTERTLMKDPKFLWCTHCSFGFIYERDQLDVKCPQCECSFCRNCKRPWEEQHRSLSCEDFQNWKRENDAEYQAQGLAVYLQENGITCPHCKFSYALARGGCMHFICSQCRHQFCSGCYNTFHPKNKCTVRSCTVRMSLHAHHPRDCLFYLRDWEVTRLQRLLQMSQVQFNTDPPAGTQAGPGGGCRVMEQKENLEGLRDEACGKITAPGYAGLCESHYKEYLVSRINALCLDPCLLYDLGEVVNVCQRYLSAFPPKEGSEDDGGYRERLVRLLMTEVPLNTSCQRNQHS encoded by the exons ATGTTAGAAAAAGAGCAACGAGATGCTCTGGAATGTGATTTGATAGACCATCCAGACACTGTGACCTGTGAGCGCCTGAATGAAATGTTGCATGTCTCCCTAAAAGAACGTTATAGAAGACTAGATGTGGAGACCCTGCTTCGTGGTGGAACACAG ACACCACCTTTAAGATCTGTTATAACTGCTCTCAATATTCTGGAGAAATATGGAAGGAACTTATTGTCCCCTAATCGTCCCAAGTTTTGGAGGAGTGTCAAGTTTAACAATCCAGTATTCAAAGCCCAGGTGGATGCAGTTGAG GGTGGACGTCTTGTTCTCTCCTTATATGGATACTCGTGCTCTCTTCCTGATGGTCTCAGCTTCCCAGAAAGTGTGAAGGAGCCAGACATTCCTACTGTAGCTGCAGTAACTGCTGATGTCATTATCCTTCATCACGAACTCAACCTTCTCATCTCG aacTCCCATCCACGACAGGTTGAAGCAGCAAAGGAACTTTTGAATGGAGGACTTCGACAG CCTTCTCTTGTTCCAGATTCATCAGTTGCCTCTCAAATTCCTCCTTCAG TACCTGTCTCAACTGGATGCTGTCTCTGTGGTGTGCCCACAGTTTCCGTGTGGTGCTCCTCATGTAATGACATGTTGTGCACCTCGTGTGATCACAGAGTACATACACATCCCAATCGCGTACATCACCAGCGTTCATCTTGTGGCACATCAGGAACACAGAG GTCTCCAGGGCATGTTTCAGTGCCAGTTTCAGCTTCTCGTCCACTATGGCAGTGTGCAACTTGCCATAATCTAAACCGTGGGGTATCAGTGCTTTGTGTTGGATGTGAACGTCCACGTGGCTGTGCAAGTAGCCCGTCTAGTCCTTCACTAgggagtacattaaagagagaCAGCTGGGTGTGTATGGCTTGCACTCTGCAAAATGATTCCTCTGCTGTGCTGTGTGCTGTATGTGAACGACCAAGACTAGCCAGCAGGCCACCAAGAGACAACCAGGAGGCCTCTCCTATTTCCTTAATAGACTGCCATGAGTCCCAAATGATTTCGCAAGTGGGCTCTGGTAAAGGTTCAATATTCCCTGACTGCAGCATCCAAAAGCATATGCCATGCTACGACATAGGAAGTCATAAGATTTCAGAAAAGCAGGCCACTGATCTACCAATGCATATCCGAAATGAGACAGGGGGCTCTCTGGAAAGCATCAGTCCACTTAAAGATGATAAGGGGGAGGATAGTCACGTTAATGTGCAG GGCTGGCAGTGCTCCCATTGTACCTTCTATAATATTAAAAGTGGACGGGTTTGTGAAATGTGCGATAGGACCAGCGAATGTGCTGCAGTTTCAGAGGTTAAAAAAACTGAGGATACACAGAAACTCTCATGTTACCAGGAGGAAATCAGAAAGAAGAAACTGAGTGAGGATGGAGCAAAATTAGTGGCGCTTATAAGG GAAGGGGAGAGAAGCTGGGTCTCCCCTGAGGAAATATGCAGTGCAGTGCGATACTCTGGTACAGAGGTGCCTCTACGGTGGCTTCAAACTGAACTCCCCTATGTGGTTGAACGTGTCATTGATGCAGCATCGCAGACGGCTGGAACGGAGATTGGCATTTTAACTCCAGATGAAGCACGCATCGCCTGGATTTCAAGTGGTGGAGAAATGGAAGATGCTGTGACATTCTGTGTGGCTGAAAGAAGGAGCAAG GTGGAGGAACTGCGCACTCTAGGTTTCACAGATCGAGATATGGCGGTAGCTGCTCTCTTTGAGAGTGCTGGGGACGTAGGGAAAGCACTCTGTATATTGCAAAGACCCCTTCTAGAGCCCTTCCTCGTACGCATGTGGGAAGAGCCGCAGCCAGTCATTAATGTGTTCTCAGCAGACAGGCAG GCTATTCTCCGTCGATTACTCGCAGAGCATTCTTTGCATAGTTGGGGCCGTGCGGAGCTGGCTCTGCAGCTACTTCAAGAGGGAGAAGGCCGTTATGATCTCCAGGATGTTGTGGAGGCAGTGAAAGAGTCACAGGACCGGGACTTTATCAAGAGGATGCTAACACaggagtgtgcagtgtgtgcttgggAATTCCCTCGAAACAAG ATGCGCTCTCTAACCTCATGTGAGTGCTGCATTTGCCCAGATTGTTTCCGGACACATTTCACTGTTGCCATAAAAGAGAAACACATCAGGGACATGGTGTGCCCTGCATGTGAGGAACCAGAAATTAGTGATGAGGGTGAACTCTTGCATTACTTCTCTACTCTAGATATATTG TTACGAGACacactcgaggtcgatgcctatAATTTATTTCATAAAAAGCTGACTGAGAGAACACTAATGAAGGATCCCAAGTTTCTGTGGTGTACTCAT TGCTCCTTTGGGTTTATTTATGAAAGAGATCAGCTGGATGTCAAGTGTCCCCAATGCGAATGTAGCTTCTGCAGGAACTGCAAGCGACCG TGGGAGGAACAGCATCGCTCTTTAAGCTGTGAAGATTTTCAGAATTGGAAGAGAGAAAATGATGCTGAATATCAGGCCCAAGGGCTGGCTGTATACCTGCAAGAGAATGGAATCA CCTGCCCGCACTGTAAGTTTTCCTATGCTCTGGCCCGAGGAGGCTGCATGCACTTTATCTGTTCTCAGTGCCGACACCAATTCTGCAGTGGGTGTTATAACACCTTTCATCCCAAGAAC AAATGCACAGTTCGTTCCTGCACAGTGAGGATGTCTCTCCATGCCCACCATCCCAGAGATTGCCTCTTTTACCTCCGAGACTGGGAGGTGACACGTCTTCAGAGACTCCTCCAA ATGTCCCAAGTGCAATTTAACACGGATCCCCCAGCTGGAACACAGGCTGGCCCTGGAG GTGGTTGTCGTGTGATGGAGCAGAAGGAGAATCTGGAAGGTCTGAGAGATGAAGCCTGTGGAAAGATTACAGCCCCTGGTTATGCCGGGCTGTGCGA